AACCTGCTGCCCGTGCCGATCGCCGAGGCCCTCCAGCGCGACCTGGCCGCCGTCGGCATCAAGGTCGAACTGCGCACCACCGACTGGACGACGCTGATCGGCGCCGAGGCCAAGGGCCAGGTCGCGCTCGGCTCCGACGCCATCGCCCAGTCCACCACGCTGTTCCAGTCCGAGGCGCTGCTGCCGCTCTTCATCGGCTCCAAGAGCCCGTTCTGGACGGGCCACTACAGCAACCCGAAGGTCGACGCGCTGCTCGCCGCCGCCTCCGCCTCGCCCGACCAGGCCAGGCGGACGGCGGACTACCGCACCGCGCTCGCCCAGGTCACCGAGGACGCGCCGTGGCTGTTCGTGGTCAACGACCGCAACCCGCGCGCCCTGTCGCCGAAGGTCCAGGGGCTCGTCCAGCCGCAGTCCTGGTTCCTCGACCTGACCACCGTCTGGGTCCGCAGGTAGCCGTCGGCCCAGGCCCGCCCCGCACATCGAAGGCACCACAGGAAGGACGGCCGACCCATGACCGCCCCGTACGAACCGCTCCACCACACCGAGGCGGCACCGCCCCGGTGGGGCATCACCCTCCCGCTGCCGGGCCTCACCATCGACCGGCACCGCTTCCTCGTCGAGCGGCTCCCCGACCTCGGCTACACCGACGTCTGGAGCGCGGAGGGCGGCGGTACGGACGCCTTCACCCCGCTGGCGGCCACCGCCGCGTGGTCGTCGGGCCTGCGGATCGGCACCGGGATCGTCCCGGTGCACACCCGCGGCCCCGCGGTGCTCGCCCAGACCGCCGCCACCCTCGCCCAACTCGCCCCCGGGCGGCTGCTGCTGGGCATCGGCGCGTCGGTTCCGGCGCACGTCACCGACATCAACGGCATCCCGTTCGACGAGCCGTTCAAGCGCACCCGGGACGTCCTGCGGTTCGTCACCCGGGCGCTGCGCGGCGAGCACATCGCCGGCGACTTCGACACCTTCTCGATCACCGGCTACCGGCTGCCGCACCCGCCCGCCGACCCGGTCAAGGTGATCCTCGGCGCGCTGCGCCCCGGCATGCTGAAGCTCGGCTTCACCGAGGGGGACGGCGCCATCACCAACCTGCTGTTCCCCCAGGACGTGCCCAAGGTGCTGGACGCCGTCGGCCCGCAGCCGCCCGGCAAGGAACTGGTCGTCAAGGTCTTCGTCTGCCCCACCGAGGACACCGACTACGCGCACCGCGCCACCCGGCCCTTCCTCGCCTGGATCCTCAACCGGGACCCGTACCGGAAGTTCCACGAGTGGCTCGGGAACGGCGACCTGCTCGCCGAGACCCACGAGCGCTGGGCGGCCGGCGACCCGGAGGGCGCCCAGAAGGCGCTGCCCGACGAGGTCGTCGACGGACTGTTCATCAGCGGCTCCCCGGAGGAGTGCCGCGAACGGATCCTGCAGTACCACCGCCCCGGCGTCACCACCATCCAGCTGTACGTCTCGCTGCCACCCGAGGTCTTCGTCAGCCGGGCCCGGCTGCTGGACACCCTGGCCCGGCTCGGCCCCGCAGCCGGCCGCTGACCGGGCCGACCGTCCCCGGCGCCCGCCGTCCACATCGAAGGGACACCCGATGGAACTGGAGATCCGCGGCGGCGTCCGCGCCGCACCCCTCCCGGGCCGCACCCCGCAGGAGCGGCAGGCCCTGCGGCACGCCCCCGACCTGCGCGAGCGGACCCCGACCCGGCGTACGTGGCCCGCACCGCGCGGGAGAACGAGGAGGACGGGCTGGACAGCGCCCTGGTGGTGCAGTCCAGTTCGTGGCCGGACCCGTGGCTGGTGGCCGGCTGGGCGCTGGCCGCCACCGACCGGCTGCGGCTCGCCGTCGCGCACCGGGTCGGCACCACCGCGCCGACCGTCGCCGCCCGGTCGCTGGCCACCCTGGACCGGCTCTCCGGCGGCCGGGTCAGTGCCCACGTCATCGTCGGCTCCAGCGACCTCGACGTCGCCCGCGACGGCGACCTGCTCGGCAAGGAGGACCGCTACCGGCGGGCCGGGGAGTACCTCGACCTGTTCCGCCGGTCGCTGACCGAACACCAGGAGATCGACTTCGCCGGGGAGTTCTACACCGTCCGCGGCGCCCGGGCCGGGCTGCTGCCGCGTCCGGGCGGGGAGCTGGTCTCCTTCGGCGGCTCCTCCCCGCAGGGCGTCGACCTCGCCGCCCGCTTCGCCGAGGTGTACGCCGTCTGCCCGCTGCCGCTGCCGGACACCCGCCGCCGGATCGCCGAGGTCCGGGCGGCGGCCGCCGCCCACGGGCGCACCCTGCGGATCTGGCG
The Kitasatospora paranensis genome window above contains:
- a CDS encoding LLM class F420-dependent oxidoreductase, whose amino-acid sequence is MTAPYEPLHHTEAAPPRWGITLPLPGLTIDRHRFLVERLPDLGYTDVWSAEGGGTDAFTPLAATAAWSSGLRIGTGIVPVHTRGPAVLAQTAATLAQLAPGRLLLGIGASVPAHVTDINGIPFDEPFKRTRDVLRFVTRALRGEHIAGDFDTFSITGYRLPHPPADPVKVILGALRPGMLKLGFTEGDGAITNLLFPQDVPKVLDAVGPQPPGKELVVKVFVCPTEDTDYAHRATRPFLAWILNRDPYRKFHEWLGNGDLLAETHERWAAGDPEGAQKALPDEVVDGLFISGSPEECRERILQYHRPGVTTIQLYVSLPPEVFVSRARLLDTLARLGPAAGR
- a CDS encoding LLM class flavin-dependent oxidoreductase codes for the protein MEGTPDGTGDPRRRPRRTPPGPHPAGAAGPAARPRPARADPDPAYVARTARENEEDGLDSALVVQSSSWPDPWLVAGWALAATDRLRLAVAHRVGTTAPTVAARSLATLDRLSGGRVSAHVIVGSSDLDVARDGDLLGKEDRYRRAGEYLDLFRRSLTEHQEIDFAGEFYTVRGARAGLLPRPGGELVSFGGSSPQGVDLAARFAEVYAVCPLPLPDTRRRIAEVRAAAAAHGRTLRIWRHVTVVLGDTDEDARERSRRLRRDALRLTTGADAGRWAETVQLDRDRERGRSDPQRGTEQTAAFIRRSLAAAHTGSPATVAARIGLLRSAGVDIVQLDLPVETDHDRELRRSLVARLRAPAGLRRGW